CTGAGATGCTAACTCGCCGACAAtcgtgaaaaaaatgttgttgaaagaaaatggttaagtaaaaaaaaaaaagtataaatttttaaaatgattgcaAGAGATATGTCAGTGAATTGATATTAACTTGGCAAAGACGTGTATGAAGACTCATACAGTGGTGGTATGTAGTTACTGAGTTACTAACGTATTGACAATCGCGAGCAGAATTTtgctgaaaaattgtttaaaattgctTAACTACGAAAAAGAACATAATTTCATCACAGTGATAGCAAGAGTTATAGAAAAAAAGTCCGTTAGTTTGTATCATCATGGAGAGAGACACGCGTAGTTTCATTCATTTGTGATGTGTTATTACTGAAATTGTTATTCAGAACTAAGTACAGAAATTGAATACTGTTGCTAATTCTAAACACCGTATATAATCcagtttatgaaaatattaacttTAAGCCATTATGTATTTTTGATTTCATTTCTGACCCAAAGGTTAAGTTAGTTCGTTGTTTTGTCAGATTTTCTCTGAGATACATTACGGACTTTGAATCTTCTTTCTGTACAATAAATTACCATGTTCAGTGAAAAAGCAACAATATTCATTATTCCTGGACCATGTATCATGAGATAAACCCACAAAAGGAGCAATACCATTAATGACATATAACAGTTCTCTTCTTGAACTCCGTTTAACTTACCAATAGaaacagaaaatatgaaataaagaaatgaacCTTGTTAATTATTTATTGAACGCAAGCTCAGCagaatatatgttttaaagatgTAAACTAGTAAATGTTGATAAACAACAATTATCGTAGACATTCCTGTAAACAACTGATGTTAAAACTGATAATGAATTGCATTGAACAGTTTCTGATATactgatactttttttttttttacatgtatagcACTGAAACAGCACTTTTTCGTAAACACTCATTAACATGTCTGACCTGCACCTATAAGACGCTACATGCTTCATTCCCATCCTATATTAGCACAACTTCATGTTGAAGTTTAAACGATCTTTAAATTCTTATTTGCCTTTTCCCACTCAGTAGcaagcatgattttatttataatcGAACATAATGTTTTGTTATGAATTAGTAGTCGTCTGTATGTTGACATGAAAAGCACAACAGCATAACCAATTTATATTAAAAGTAGCGCTACAGTGTCAGCAGTCGGTTCGATTCTCGGTAGCGGTCGATATCCCGACACGTTATCAAGGCTGCATGCTAACTTTAATGTGTACTGTTTCAAGCTGTTTAGACTGGACGCTGTTCCGCTGTTCGTGTCATACAGGTGACAGCTATTCTGCTGTTCGTGTCATACAGGTGACAGCTGTTCCGCTTTTCATGTCAAACAGGTGACAGCTGTTTAGCTTTTCGTGTCATACAGGTGACTGGGAAATTCAGCAGCTGTTCCGTTTTTCGTGTCATACAGGTGACTGGAAAATCAGCAGCTGTTCAACTTTTTGTGTCATGCAGGTGACTGGAAATTCAGCAGCTGTTCCACTTTTCGTGTCCTACAGGTGACTGGGAAATTCAGCAGCTGTTCCGCTTTTCGTGTCATACAGGTGACTGGAACATTCAGCAGCTGTTTCACTTTTCGTGTCATACAGCTGACTGGGAAATTCAGCAGCTGTTCCGCTTTTCGTGTCATACAGGTGACTGGAACATTCAGCAGCTGTTCCACTTTTCGTGTCATGCAGGTAACTGGAAAATTCAGCAGCTGTTCCACCTTTCGTGTCATGCAGGTGAATGGGAAATTCAGCAGCTGTTCCACTTTTCGTGTCATACAGGTGACTGGAACATTCAGCAGCTGTTCCACTTTTCGTGTCATACAGGTGACTGGGAAATTCAGCAGCTGTTCCACCTTTCGTGTCATGCAGGTGACTGGGAAATTCAGCAGCTGTTCCACTTTTCGTGTCATACAGGTGACTGGGAAATTCAGCAGCTGTTCCGCTTTTCGTGTCATACAGGTTACTGGGAAATTCAGCAGCTGTTCCACTTTTCGTGTCATACAGGTGACCGGTAAATTCAGCAGCTGTTCCACTTATCATACAGGTGACTGGAACATTCAGCAGCTGTTCCACTTTTCTTGTCATACAGGTGACTGTAACATTCAGCAGCTGTTCGCTTTTCGTGTCATACAGGTGACTGGGAAATTCAGCAGCAGTTTCGCTTTTCGTGTCATACAGGTGACTGGGAAATTCGGCAGCAGTTTCGCTTTTCGTGTCATAAAGGTGACTGGGAAATCCAGCAGCTGTTCCACTTTTCGTGTCATACAGGTGACTGGGAAATTCAGCAGCAGTTCCGCTTTTCGTGTCAAGCAGATGACTCGAAATTCAGCAGCTGTTCCACCTTTCGAGTCATACAGGTGACTGGGAAATTCAGCAGCAGTTCCGCTTTTCGTGTCAAGCAGATGACTCGAAATTCAGCAGCTGTTCAACCTTTCGAGTCATACAGGTGAGTAGGAAATTCAGCAGCTGTTCCGCTTCTCGTGTCATACAGGTGACTGGAACATTCAGCAGCTGTTCCACTTTTCGTGTCATGCAGGTGACTGGGAAATTCAGCAGCTGTTCCACTTTTCGTGTCATACAGGGTACTGGAACATTCAGCAGCTGTTCCACTTTTCGTGTCATGCAGGTGACTGGGAAATTCAGCAGCTGTTCCACTTTTCGTGTCATACAGGTGCATTGGAAATTCAGCAGCTGTTCCACTTTTCGTGTCATATAGGTGACTGGAACATTCAGCAGCTGTTCAACTTTTCGTGTCATACAGGTGACTGGGAAATTCAGCAGCTGTTCCACCTTTCCTATCATGGTGGTGACTGGGAAATTCAGCAGCTGTTCCACT
The sequence above is a segment of the Mercenaria mercenaria strain notata chromosome 3, MADL_Memer_1, whole genome shotgun sequence genome. Coding sequences within it:
- the LOC123525927 gene encoding uncharacterized protein LOC123525927 — translated: MTRKVEQLLNVPVTCMISGTAAEFTGHLYDTKSGTAAEFPSNLYDTKSGTAAEFPSHLYDTKSGTAAEFPSHLHDTKGGTAAEFPSHLYDTKSGTAAECSSHLYDTKSGTAAEFPIHLHDTKGGTAAEFSSYLHDTKSGTAAECSSHLYDTKSGTAAEFPSQLYDTKSETAAECSSHLYDTKSGTAAEFPSHL